The region GGTCGAAGATGACTTTCTGGCCCAGCGAGACCAGGCCATCCTGGAGCTTTTTTATTCGTCGGGGCTGCGACTGTCGGAACTGACCGGGCTCAATCTGGATCAGCTGGATTTGGCTGACGGGCTGGTTCAGGTGCTCGGCAAGGGCAGTAAAACCCGCGTATTACCGGTGGGTAAAAAGGCCCGTGAAGCGTTGCAGGCGTGGTTGCCTTTACGGGCACTGGCTAACCCTGAGGATGACGCCGTGTTCGTCAGCCAGCGCGGCAGGCGTCTTGGCGCACGGGCAATTCAGTTGCGGGTCAAGGCCGCAGGTGAGCGCGAGCTGGGACAAAATCTGCATCCGCACATGCTGCGTCATTCATTTGCCAGTCATTTGCTGGAGTCCTCCCAGGACTTGCGGGCGGTACAAGAGCTACTCGGGCATGCGGACATCAAAACCACGCAAATCTATACTCATCTGGATTTCCAGCATTTGGCATCGGTCTACGACAGCGCCCATCCACGGGCCAAACGCAGTAAGGGCAGTGAATGACGATCAAGCTGATTACCTTCGACCTCGATGACACGCTATGGGACACCGCGCCGGTGATCGCCAGCGCCGAGTCCGCGTTGCACGAGTGGTTGACCCATAACGCACCACAATTGGGCGTTATTGAACCCGGGCTTTTTCAGACGGTTCGCGAGCAGGTTTTGCGCGAAGAGCCGCAGCTCAAGCACCGAATCAGTGCATTGCGTCGCCGGGTGCTGTTCCGGGCCCTGCACGGTGTGGGCTATGGGAATGCGGCAACGTTGGCGGATCAGGCGTTTGAAGTGTTTATCGAGGCTCGGCACGCGCTGCAGGTGTTCCCGCAGGCGGAGCCGACACTTGACGCTCTGGCCCGGGATTACGCCTTGGGCGTCGTGACCAATGGCAATGCCGATGTGCGGCGGATCGGGTTGGGTCACCATTTCGCGTTCGTGTTGTGCGCCGAAGACATTGGCATTGCCAAGCCGGATGCACGGCTGTTTCACGAAGCGTTGTTACGCGGAGGAGTGACGGCGGATATGGCTGTGCATGTGGGCGATCACCCGGGTGACGATATCGCCGGGGCGCAGCAAGCCGGTTTGCGTGCCATCTGGTTCAACCCTGGCGGCAAGCACTGGGACGGCGCAACCCCTCCAGATGCCGAAATTGGCTGTTTGAGCGAGTTGCCGGCAGTATTGAAACGTCTGTAGCCCTGATGCGGGCGACTACAGCCACCTGCAAAAAAGCCCGCAGCGACGGCGGGCTTTTTCTTTCAAGCGGACAATCGACCCTTAGATAGGGCGGCTGCCGTACTTGTTGTCAGGCTTCTTGGGTGGGTCTGCCACCACATTGGCCTCGACTTCCTGCACCTTGCCGCCCTTGGACAGAAACTCTTCCATGGCACGGGCCAGAGCATCACGCTCTTTGTTTTTGGCTTCTACGCTTGGCAGGTCATCAACCGAGACTGCGGCTTTCGATTTGCCCTTGGCCACAGGGGCCGGCGTATCGTCGCCACTGTCATCATCGTCAGCCACATCATCGGCAGCGGCCTCAAGACCTTCTTCAGTCTCGTCTTCGTCGCCTACTTCGAGGTCATCATTTTCCAGATCGTCGTCGCTCATGTTCTACCCCATGACTTACGTAAAGCAGATTAGTTATAGACCAGCTGCGCCAACTGTCGACCGCCGCTGGTGAAAAAGTAGCCTTGGGTAAACCGCGGCTCACGCCTCCTCATCGGTGAGGGTGAAGAGGGCTTTACGGACACCGCCGCAAGCACGGTGTTCGTTCACATAAACACGTTGCCGGGAGCCTGGTGCCAGTTGTTCTGGCACTCGGCCCGCTGGCCTTGAAAGCGTCGGGAGGTCATCCTCGCCTTCGTCTTGCCCGGGCGCAGTTTTTTGCCCTTCGGCGCGCATTCTAGCGTGCTGAATAAAAAAGCAAAGCGGCTAATAGTCGAGTTGTGTTGTAAGTGTTCATCTCACAAACAGGTGTGCGCCTGATATTCCCTTGAAGATGTGGGAAAAACCATTTTATTGCTGTGAGTGATGCCGCACTTCAGTCAAAAAAATACCCGGCAAGCCGGGTATTTTTTCTGCAGGAAAATTACAAGTTGTAGCCACGCTCATTGTGTTCTGCCAAGTCGAGGCCGACCGCCTCAACCTCTTCAGCCACACGCAGGCCCATCACGGCATCCAGCACCTTGAGAATGACGTAGGTCACGATCCCGGTATAGACCACGGTGAAGGCTACGCCTTTGAACTGAATCCAGACCTGGGTGGCGATATCGGTCACTTCGCCAAAGCCACCCAATACCGGCGCTGCGAATACGCCGGTGAGGATCGCCCCGACAATACCGCCGACGCCGTGAACACCGAAGGCATCCAGCGAGTCGTCATAACCCAGCTTGCGCTTGAGGCTGGTGGCGCAGAAGAAGCAGATCACACCAGAGGCCAAGCCGATCACGATCGCGCCCATCGGGCCGACAGTACCTGCGGCCGGTGTAATTGCAACCAGACCGGCGACGACACCCGAGGCGATGCCCAGCGCGCTGGGTTTACCGTGGGTAATCCACTCGGCAAACATCCAGCCCAGCGCGGCAGCAGCTGTCGCGATCTGGGTAACCAGCATCGCCATGCCTGCAGTGCCGTTAGCGGCTGCTGCGGAGCCTGCGTTGAAGCCGAACCAGCCAATCCACAGCATGGCGGCGCCGATCAGGGTGTAACCCAGGTTGTGCGGAGCCATTGGGGTGGTCGGGTAGCCTTTACGCTTGCCGAGCACGATGCACGCCACCAGCCCTGCAATACCGGCGTTGATGTGCACCACGGTGCCACCTGCGAAGTCGAGTACACCCCAGTCCCACAACAGACCGCCGTCACCGCTCCAGACCATATGCGCAATCGGCGCATACACCAGGGTGAACCAGATACCCATGAAGATCAGCATGGCCGAGAACTTCATGCGCTCAGCGAACGCACCGACGATCAGTGCCGGGGTAATGATGGCGAAAGTCATCTGGAAGGTAATGAATACCGCTTCAGGGAACAGCGCCGTGGCGGAGGTCAGGCTGTCGGGGGTGACGCCGTTGAGAAATATCTTGGAGAACCCGCCGATGAACGAGTTGAAGTTGGTGACGCCCTGCTCCATCCCGGTGGTGTCGAACGCGATGCTGTAGCCATAAATGACCCACAGGATGCTGATCAGGCCGGTAATGGCGAAGCACTGCATCATGACCGAAAGAATATTTTTGGAGCGAACCATGCCGCCGTAAAACAGTGCCAGGCCGGGAATGGTCATGAACAGCACTAATGCCGTTGCAGTCAGCATCCAGGCAGTGTCGCCGGAATTCAGGACTGGAGCAGCCACTTCGTCGGCGGCCATGGCCAGGCCAGGCATTACGACAGACAACAGGGCTCCGAGCCCTGCGAATTTACGCAGAGTCATAGTGTTTTCTCCTGGGGCGTTGGGGTTTGGCGGCTTAGATTGCGTCGGTATCGGTTTCGCCGGTACGGATGCGAATTGCCTGTTCCAGATTGACCACGAAAATCTTGCCGTCACCAATTTTGCCGGTGTTGGCGGCCTTGGTTATCGCCTCGATAACCCGGTCAAGGTCTTTGTCGTCGATGGCGACATCAATCTTCACCTTTGGCAGAAAATCGACCACGTACTCCGCGCCGCGATACAGTTCGGTGTGACCCTTCTGTCTGCCGAAGCCTTTAACCTCAGTAACGGTAATGCCCTGCACGCCGATTTCAGACAGCGACTCGCGCACGTCATCTAACTTGAATGGCTTAATAATGGCGGTGACTAGCTTCATGAAACTTCTCCCGAAATAGTGGACTTGCCCCAGGAAAACAAACCCGGCTCAAGTCTAAGCGCAGTGCCTGGCTTTGTAACGCGTCGTCAGCCTTCTGCAGGCAGCACGACGTGTATAAATCGCTGGTGACGAAAACACTCCTTGAACCACTTGCCGCACTGCTTTCGTCACAGCTACCGCATCAGTGCATGAGTCTCAGGCAACTAAGCAGAAACCTTGCCATGTCTGGGAAAGCCAGCAATTACAGCAAGTTATCCGCAGTTGATGGCTTTTAGCCTGATTTTGAAGGCTATTTGTGCACATAAACGGTGCATGGTTTGCGGGCGGCACGCCCAAAAAACGTGCGCGGGCAGGCGAT is a window of Pseudomonas taetrolens DNA encoding:
- a CDS encoding HAD family hydrolase, with translation MTIKLITFDLDDTLWDTAPVIASAESALHEWLTHNAPQLGVIEPGLFQTVREQVLREEPQLKHRISALRRRVLFRALHGVGYGNAATLADQAFEVFIEARHALQVFPQAEPTLDALARDYALGVVTNGNADVRRIGLGHHFAFVLCAEDIGIAKPDARLFHEALLRGGVTADMAVHVGDHPGDDIAGAQQAGLRAIWFNPGGKHWDGATPPDAEIGCLSELPAVLKRL
- the glnK gene encoding P-II family nitrogen regulator, coding for MKLVTAIIKPFKLDDVRESLSEIGVQGITVTEVKGFGRQKGHTELYRGAEYVVDFLPKVKIDVAIDDKDLDRVIEAITKAANTGKIGDGKIFVVNLEQAIRIRTGETDTDAI
- the xerC gene encoding tyrosine recombinase XerC, with product MERQLEAYCTHLRSERQVSPHTLEAYRRDLNKVVAFCTKASIVSWSTLDIQRLRQLVSRLHQQGQSSRSIARLLSAVRGLYHYLNREGLCDHDPANGLAPPKGERRLPKTLDTDRALQLLEGAVEDDFLAQRDQAILELFYSSGLRLSELTGLNLDQLDLADGLVQVLGKGSKTRVLPVGKKAREALQAWLPLRALANPEDDAVFVSQRGRRLGARAIQLRVKAAGERELGQNLHPHMLRHSFASHLLESSQDLRAVQELLGHADIKTTQIYTHLDFQHLASVYDSAHPRAKRSKGSE
- a CDS encoding ammonium transporter, with protein sequence MTLRKFAGLGALLSVVMPGLAMAADEVAAPVLNSGDTAWMLTATALVLFMTIPGLALFYGGMVRSKNILSVMMQCFAITGLISILWVIYGYSIAFDTTGMEQGVTNFNSFIGGFSKIFLNGVTPDSLTSATALFPEAVFITFQMTFAIITPALIVGAFAERMKFSAMLIFMGIWFTLVYAPIAHMVWSGDGGLLWDWGVLDFAGGTVVHINAGIAGLVACIVLGKRKGYPTTPMAPHNLGYTLIGAAMLWIGWFGFNAGSAAAANGTAGMAMLVTQIATAAAALGWMFAEWITHGKPSALGIASGVVAGLVAITPAAGTVGPMGAIVIGLASGVICFFCATSLKRKLGYDDSLDAFGVHGVGGIVGAILTGVFAAPVLGGFGEVTDIATQVWIQFKGVAFTVVYTGIVTYVILKVLDAVMGLRVAEEVEAVGLDLAEHNERGYNL
- the sutA gene encoding transcriptional regulator SutA — protein: MSDDDLENDDLEVGDEDETEEGLEAAADDVADDDDSGDDTPAPVAKGKSKAAVSVDDLPSVEAKNKERDALARAMEEFLSKGGKVQEVEANVVADPPKKPDNKYGSRPI